One segment of Erigeron canadensis isolate Cc75 chromosome 2, C_canadensis_v1, whole genome shotgun sequence DNA contains the following:
- the LOC122586727 gene encoding rac-like GTP-binding protein ARAC1, with protein MSASRFIKCVTVGDGAVGKTCLLISYTSNTFPTDYVPTVFDNFSANVVVNGATVNLGLWDTAGQEDYNRLRPLSYRGADVFILAFSLISKASYENVSKKWIPELKHYAPGVPIVLVGTKLDLRDDKQFFVDHPGATPITNAQGEELKKTIGAPEYIECSSKTQENVKGVFDAAIKVVLAPPKSKKKKKAGQKACSIL; from the exons ATGAGCGCTTCTCGGTTCATAAAATGTGTGACAGTTGGTGATGGTGCTGTTGGAAAAACTTGTCTTTTGATTTCTTACACCAGCAACACTTTCCCCAcg GATTACGTGCCAACGGTGTTTGATAATTTCAGTGCCAATGTTGTTGTTAATGGTGCAACGGTCAATTTAGGCTTGTGGGATACTGCCG GACAGGAGGATTATAACAGATTAAGACCGTTGAGTTATCGTGGGGCTGATGTTTTTATTTTGGCGTTTTCTCTTATTAGCAAGGCTAGCTATGAAAATGTTTCTAAGAAG tGGATTCCAGAGTTGAAGCATTATGCCCCTGGGGTTCCGATAGTCCTTGTTGGGACCAAACTCG ATCTTCGGGATGATAAGCAGTTCTTTGTAGACCATCCTGGTGCAACTCCCATAACTAATGCTCAG GGAGAGGAGCTTAAGAAGACGATTGGAGCACCCGAGTACATCGAATGTAGCTCAAAAACACAGGAG AATGTTAAGGGAGTTTTTGATGCTGCAATTAAAGTTGTCCTCGCTCCTCCAAagtcaaagaaaaagaagaaagctGGTCAAAAGGCTTGCTCTATATTATGA
- the LOC122586729 gene encoding ubiquitin-conjugating enzyme E2 28-like, with translation MASRRILKELKDLQRDPPASCSAGPVAQDMFHWQATIIGPNDSPYAGGVFQVTIHFPPDYPFKPPKVAFRTKVFHPNINNNGNICLDILKDQWSPALTISKVLLSICSLLTDPNPDDPLVPEIAHMYKIDKVKYEAMARSWTQKYAMY, from the exons ATGGCTTCTAGGAGGATTCTAAAAGAGCTCAAGGACTTGCAAAGAGACCCTCCCGCCTCATGTAGTGCTGGTCCTGTGGCTCAAGATATGTTCCATTGGCAAGCAACAATCATTGGGCCAAACGATAGTCCGTACGCCGGTGGAGTGTTTCAAGTTACTATCCACTTCCCTCCAGACTATCCTTTCAAACCCCCAAAG GTTGCCTTTAGGACCAAAGTGTTTCATCCTAATATAAACAACAATGGTAACATTTGTCTTGATATTCTCAAGGATCAGTGGAGTCCTGCCCTTACCATATCCAAg GTTTTGTTGTCAATATGTTCGTTGCTGACAGATCCGAACCCAGATGACCCGTTGGTCCCAGAAATCGCACATATGTACAAGATAGACAAGGTCAAGTATGAAGCCATGGCTCGGAGTTGGACTCAAAAGTATGCCATGTACTGA